The [Actinobacillus] rossii genome contains a region encoding:
- the hlpB gene encoding lipoprotein HlpB has translation MNKFIKFAATLILALGITACGDDPKADYKKMLDWNQQQQTTQQQLLGEFQTALSQVKTPEEIEPILKKYEDGAKAVIASLDKVDVKSKEIKELKDKSKALLSLSVEVTSKSAKAMVKPLTDEEKAALQTQVNELQTSAKALAELDKSLAQKYGDAAKK, from the coding sequence ATGAACAAATTTATCAAATTTGCAGCAACATTAATTCTTGCATTGGGTATCACGGCTTGTGGTGATGATCCAAAAGCAGATTACAAAAAAATGCTTGACTGGAATCAACAACAGCAAACAACTCAACAACAATTATTAGGTGAATTCCAAACGGCATTATCACAAGTGAAAACACCGGAAGAAATTGAGCCAATTTTGAAAAAATATGAAGATGGTGCAAAAGCAGTTATTGCTTCATTAGATAAAGTTGATGTTAAAAGCAAAGAAATCAAAGAACTTAAAGATAAAAGTAAAGCATTATTAAGCTTATCTGTTGAGGTGACATCGAAATCAGCAAAAGCAATGGTTAAACCGTTAACGGATGAGGAAAAAGCTGCACTTCAAACTCAAGTGAATGAGTTGCAAACTTCTGCAAAAGCACTCGCCGAATTAGATAAAAGCTTGGCGCAGAAATACGGTGATGCCGCGAAGAAATAA
- the yjcD gene encoding xanthine/uracil/vitamin C permease, with product MALEKTFELSARGSNVRQEIIAGLTTFLAMVYSVIVVPNMLGAAGFPAESVFIATCLVSGLGSILIGLWANAPMAIGCAISLTAFTAFSLVLGQQVSIPVALGAVFLMGLVFTLISATGIRSWILRNLPASIAQGAGIGIGLFLLLIAANGVGAVVGNQAGLPVKLGEFTSFPVLMSLIGLAFIIGLEKLQIKGAILWVIIAITIIGLIFDPNVKFGGEIFKMPSFGEQSLFLALDIQGALQPAILPVVFALVMTAVFDATGTIRAVAGQGNLLDKEGQIINGGKALTSDSVSSLMSGVFGTAPAAVYIESAAGTAAGGKTGLTAIVVGIGFLLMLFFQPIATLVPNYATAPALMYVGLLMLSNVSKLDFNDFVGAMSGLVCAVFIVLTANIVTGIMLGFAALVIGRIVSGDVKNLNLGTVLIAIALVAFYAFGWAI from the coding sequence ATGGCGTTAGAAAAAACATTTGAACTTTCGGCTCGTGGCTCGAATGTTCGTCAAGAAATTATTGCAGGATTAACCACGTTTTTAGCGATGGTTTATTCCGTTATTGTTGTACCGAATATGCTTGGTGCGGCAGGTTTTCCTGCTGAGAGCGTATTTATTGCAACTTGCCTTGTGTCAGGATTAGGCTCCATTTTAATTGGTTTATGGGCAAATGCGCCGATGGCAATTGGATGTGCTATTTCCTTGACAGCATTTACGGCATTTAGCTTGGTACTCGGTCAGCAAGTAAGTATTCCCGTTGCATTAGGTGCTGTATTTTTAATGGGTTTAGTGTTTACGTTAATTTCTGCGACAGGGATTCGTTCGTGGATTTTGCGTAATCTTCCGGCAAGTATTGCACAAGGCGCGGGTATTGGTATCGGTTTGTTTTTGCTTTTGATTGCGGCTAATGGCGTAGGCGCTGTCGTCGGCAATCAAGCGGGACTACCAGTGAAACTGGGTGAATTTACTTCATTCCCCGTGTTAATGTCTTTAATCGGTCTTGCATTTATTATTGGTCTAGAAAAATTGCAAATTAAAGGTGCAATTTTATGGGTGATTATTGCAATTACGATTATCGGTTTAATTTTTGATCCGAATGTAAAATTCGGTGGTGAAATTTTTAAAATGCCAAGTTTCGGCGAACAATCGCTGTTTTTGGCATTAGATATTCAAGGCGCATTACAGCCAGCTATTTTACCTGTGGTTTTTGCCCTTGTAATGACGGCTGTCTTTGATGCAACAGGAACGATTCGTGCGGTTGCCGGACAAGGTAATTTGCTTGATAAAGAGGGGCAAATTATCAATGGCGGCAAAGCATTGACATCGGATTCCGTGAGTAGCTTAATGTCAGGCGTATTTGGAACAGCTCCTGCAGCCGTTTATATTGAATCCGCAGCAGGAACGGCAGCCGGTGGAAAAACAGGACTTACAGCCATTGTAGTCGGCATTGGTTTCTTATTGATGTTATTTTTCCAACCCATTGCTACTTTAGTACCAAATTACGCGACTGCACCGGCATTGATGTATGTTGGTTTGTTAATGCTAAGTAACGTGAGTAAACTGGACTTTAATGATTTCGTGGGAGCCATGAGTGGCTTAGTATGTGCGGTGTTTATCGTACTTACAGCGAATATTGTTACTGGTATTATGCTTGGCTTTGCGGCGCTGGTGATTGGTCGCATTGTGTCGGGTGATGTGAAAAACTTAAACCTTGGAACGGTGTTAATTGCAATTGCATTAGTGGCGTTCTATGCCTTTGGTTGGGCAATTTAA
- a CDS encoding 17 kDa surface antigen has translation MKNIFKILALVLMAGSVAACGSMSRTQKNTAIGAAIGGVAGHAIGESTGATLGGAALGGLIGSQIGK, from the coding sequence ATGAAAAATATATTTAAGATCTTAGCATTAGTTTTAATGGCTGGCTCAGTAGCTGCTTGTGGCAGCATGAGCCGTACTCAGAAAAATACGGCAATCGGCGCTGCAATTGGTGGTGTCGCAGGCCATGCGATTGGCGAATCGACAGGCGCAACATTAGGTGGTGCGGCATTAGGTGGTTTGATCGGTAGCCAAATTGGCAAATAA
- the galE gene encoding UDP-glucose-4-epimerase: MAILVTGGAGYIGSHTLVELLNNNREVVVLDNLCNSSPKSLERVQQITGKSVTFYEGDILDNALLQRIFAENKIDAVIHFAGLKAVGESVQKPIEYYRNNVTGSLNLIQEMRKAGVWNFIFSSSSTVYGNPDVIPVTEDCKVGGTTNPYGTSKLMVEQILTDIAKAIPEFSITLLRYFNPVGAHESGLIGEDPNGIPNNLMPYISQVAIGKLKELSIFGNDYDTEDGTGVRDYIHVVDLAIGHVKALNRHENDGGLHIYNLGTGVGYSVLDMVKAFNTANGIEIPYKFAPRRVGDIAVNFADASRAAKELGWKAERGLEQMMKDTWNWQKNNPKGYKD; encoded by the coding sequence ATGGCAATTTTAGTTACAGGTGGTGCCGGTTACATTGGTTCGCACACCCTAGTTGAATTATTAAACAATAACCGGGAGGTCGTCGTTTTAGATAACCTTTGTAATTCATCGCCAAAATCACTTGAACGCGTTCAACAGATTACCGGTAAATCTGTAACCTTTTATGAAGGCGATATTCTTGATAACGCGCTATTGCAACGCATTTTTGCCGAAAATAAAATTGATGCTGTCATTCACTTTGCCGGCTTAAAAGCCGTAGGCGAAAGTGTGCAAAAACCTATTGAATATTATCGCAATAACGTAACAGGTTCGTTAAATCTTATTCAAGAAATGCGTAAAGCTGGCGTATGGAATTTCATTTTCAGTTCATCATCAACCGTTTATGGCAACCCTGATGTGATTCCTGTTACAGAAGATTGCAAAGTAGGTGGAACAACTAACCCATATGGCACATCCAAATTAATGGTAGAACAAATCTTAACCGACATTGCCAAAGCGATTCCTGAGTTTAGTATTACGCTACTTCGTTATTTCAATCCTGTTGGCGCACATGAAAGTGGTTTAATCGGTGAAGATCCAAATGGTATTCCAAACAACTTAATGCCATATATTAGCCAAGTCGCGATTGGTAAGCTCAAAGAATTATCTATTTTTGGTAACGACTACGATACCGAAGATGGTACAGGCGTACGCGATTATATTCACGTTGTTGATTTAGCTATTGGTCATGTAAAAGCCCTTAATCGTCATGAAAATGATGGTGGCTTACATATTTACAATCTGGGGACCGGAGTCGGTTATTCTGTATTAGATATGGTGAAAGCGTTCAATACCGCAAACGGTATTGAAATTCCTTATAAGTTTGCCCCACGCCGTGTAGGCGACATTGCAGTAAACTTTGCTGATGCAAGTCGAGCCGCAAAAGAATTAGGTTGGAAAGCCGAACGTGGTCTTGAACAAATGATGAAAGACACGTGGAACTGGCAAAAAAATAACCCGAAAGGCTATAAAGATTAA
- the ampG gene encoding AmpG-related permease, which translates to MLICIFTGFSSGLPLYIITALLPIWLRSQQVDLKTLGYFTLVTLPFTWKFLWSPLLDRYIPPFLGRRRGWILISQILLLISLALFGFLDPHTNQGLTLIAGLATLCSFFSANQDIVLDAFRREILSDAELGLGNSIHVNTYRVSGLIPGSLSLILSDHMPWQTVFIITALFMLPGIFMTLFLSREPQIELKTDRTLKENVVEPFNEFFSRKGIWSALGVLAFIFLYKLGDSMATALISPFYYDMGFSNTQIGIVAKNASLWPMVIAGIVGGIVMLKIGINKALWLFGLVQIITILGFAWLASHGRFEQVGTYELMALSLVIAAEYIGVGLGTSAFVAFMARETNPLYTATQLALFTSLSALPRATINTQAGNLIEYLGYYHYFWFCFFLAIPGMICLIWVAPWHTKSMEKVVQ; encoded by the coding sequence ATGCTTATTTGTATATTTACGGGCTTTAGCTCAGGGCTTCCGCTTTATATTATCACTGCCCTACTCCCCATTTGGCTACGTTCGCAACAAGTGGATTTAAAAACTCTCGGTTACTTTACGCTTGTCACGTTACCCTTTACATGGAAATTTCTTTGGTCCCCGCTATTAGACCGTTATATTCCACCTTTTTTAGGACGTCGTCGCGGCTGGATATTAATATCCCAAATTTTGCTCCTTATTTCACTGGCATTATTTGGTTTCTTAGATCCCCATACTAATCAAGGCTTAACCCTAATTGCGGGGCTTGCCACCCTTTGTTCGTTTTTTTCTGCTAACCAAGATATTGTGTTAGACGCATTTCGTCGTGAAATCTTATCAGATGCAGAGCTTGGACTTGGAAACAGCATTCACGTCAATACTTATCGAGTATCAGGATTAATCCCTGGCTCACTTTCTCTTATTTTATCTGATCATATGCCTTGGCAAACTGTCTTTATTATCACGGCGTTATTTATGCTACCAGGGATTTTTATGACATTATTTTTGAGTCGTGAACCACAAATTGAACTCAAAACTGACCGCACTTTAAAAGAAAACGTTGTTGAACCTTTCAATGAGTTTTTTAGCCGAAAAGGAATATGGAGCGCTCTGGGTGTTCTCGCTTTTATTTTTCTCTACAAACTGGGCGACAGTATGGCAACTGCCTTAATTTCACCCTTTTACTATGATATGGGTTTCTCAAATACTCAAATCGGTATTGTGGCAAAAAATGCTTCACTTTGGCCAATGGTGATTGCAGGTATTGTAGGCGGCATTGTTATGCTCAAAATCGGCATTAATAAAGCATTATGGTTATTTGGTTTAGTGCAAATTATCACCATTCTAGGTTTCGCTTGGCTAGCAAGCCACGGACGTTTTGAGCAGGTTGGCACTTATGAATTAATGGCATTAAGCTTGGTCATTGCCGCGGAATACATTGGCGTGGGGCTTGGAACATCAGCATTTGTGGCATTTATGGCGCGCGAAACGAATCCACTTTACACCGCCACTCAACTGGCATTATTTACTAGTTTATCAGCTTTACCAAGAGCAACAATTAATACACAAGCCGGTAATTTAATTGAATATTTGGGTTATTACCACTATTTCTGGTTCTGCTTTTTCTTAGCCATTCCCGGTATGATTTGCTTAATTTGGGTTGCACCATGGCATACTAAATCAATGGAAAAAGTAGTTCAGTAA
- the adk gene encoding adenylate kinase: protein MKIILLGAPGAGKGTQAQFIMNKFGIPQISTGDMLRAAIKAGTELGKQAKTLMDAGQLVPDDLIIALVQDRVAQPDCAKGFLLDGFPRTIPQADALKSVGVSIDYVLEFDVPDEVIVERMSGRRVHPASGRSYHVVYNPPKVEGKDDATGEDLIIRADDKPETVLDRLKIYHTTTKPLVDYYQAEAKAGNTKYFRLDGTQKVEEVSAELDKILA, encoded by the coding sequence ATGAAAATTATCCTTTTAGGCGCACCTGGTGCAGGAAAAGGCACACAAGCACAATTTATTATGAACAAATTTGGTATTCCCCAAATCTCAACGGGTGATATGCTCCGCGCAGCGATTAAAGCGGGTACAGAGTTAGGCAAACAAGCAAAAACCTTAATGGATGCGGGTCAACTAGTACCAGATGATTTAATTATCGCACTCGTACAAGATCGCGTAGCACAACCGGATTGCGCAAAAGGTTTCTTATTAGACGGTTTCCCGCGTACAATCCCACAAGCCGATGCGTTGAAATCAGTTGGTGTAAGCATCGACTACGTTTTAGAATTTGACGTACCTGATGAAGTGATTGTTGAACGAATGAGCGGTCGCCGTGTACACCCAGCTTCAGGTCGCTCATACCACGTGGTTTACAACCCGCCTAAAGTGGAAGGCAAAGATGACGCAACAGGTGAAGACTTAATTATCCGCGCTGACGACAAACCTGAAACCGTTTTAGACCGTTTGAAAATCTATCACACGACAACCAAACCACTCGTTGATTACTATCAAGCCGAAGCGAAAGCAGGTAACACCAAATACTTCCGTTTAGACGGCACACAAAAAGTAGAAGAAGTAAGTGCTGAATTAGATAAAATCTTGGCATAA
- the ohrB gene encoding OsmC family protein translates to MKIFYHTSATAAGCRDGRTQVDDGSIGFDLVSFQNESGKIGTNPEQLFAMGYAACFDSAMNYVAPSLGLKPTSSSTTVGVGIGQKTDGAFSLDLDITITVAGLSVEDAKN, encoded by the coding sequence ATGAAAATTTTTTATCACACATCAGCAACAGCAGCAGGCTGTCGTGACGGCAGAACACAAGTGGATGACGGTTCAATCGGCTTTGATTTAGTTTCATTCCAAAATGAAAGTGGCAAAATCGGCACAAATCCTGAACAACTTTTTGCGATGGGCTATGCAGCTTGTTTTGATAGCGCAATGAACTACGTTGCACCGAGCTTAGGCTTAAAACCAACTTCATCAAGCACAACCGTAGGCGTAGGCATTGGTCAAAAAACAGATGGTGCATTCAGCCTTGATTTAGACATTACCATTACCGTGGCGGGTTTAAGCGTAGAAGATGCAAAAAACTGA
- the rhaS_2 gene encoding AraC-like transcriptional regulator has protein sequence MLSEQQFEHLLKVIQPNQTYYSPINGLVIYHSDHPFSYENVIQEPSICIVVKGEREVQLGEQYYLFDERHFMFCPVNVPMCGKIKHATPNAPFVVLSMKIDLQAVNKILLEQPALFTEKSENSTAFTQWDLPPELRNAFERLLTLHENPKDIAFLAPLIQQEIYYRLLKGEQGEKLKQMVSFNSNTQKIAKATAYLQTHFRESIQVEMLAERCGMSLSGFHAHFKKLTTLSPLQYQKTLRLMEAKRLISQENLPVAIAAFQVGYESPSQFSREYKRCFGRSPSIR, from the coding sequence ATGTTATCAGAACAGCAATTTGAGCACTTATTAAAAGTTATTCAGCCTAATCAGACCTATTATTCGCCAATTAACGGCTTAGTTATTTATCATTCAGATCACCCATTTTCCTATGAAAATGTTATTCAAGAACCTAGTATTTGTATCGTGGTAAAAGGGGAACGTGAAGTGCAGTTAGGCGAACAATACTATTTGTTTGACGAACGGCATTTTATGTTTTGCCCTGTCAATGTGCCTATGTGCGGTAAGATTAAACATGCCACGCCAAATGCGCCTTTTGTTGTGTTATCAATGAAAATAGATTTACAAGCCGTCAATAAAATTTTGTTAGAACAGCCCGCACTTTTTACAGAAAAATCAGAAAATTCGACCGCTTTTACCCAATGGGATTTACCCCCTGAATTACGTAATGCTTTTGAACGGTTACTTACCTTGCACGAAAATCCAAAAGATATTGCATTTCTTGCACCACTTATTCAGCAAGAAATTTATTATCGATTACTCAAAGGGGAGCAAGGAGAGAAGTTAAAACAGATGGTCAGTTTTAACTCAAACACGCAAAAAATTGCCAAAGCAACAGCGTATTTACAAACACATTTCCGAGAAAGCATACAAGTAGAAATGCTGGCGGAACGCTGTGGTATGTCTTTGTCAGGCTTTCATGCCCATTTTAAAAAATTAACGACATTATCACCTTTACAATATCAAAAAACATTAAGGCTGATGGAAGCTAAGCGGCTAATTTCACAAGAAAATTTACCTGTTGCCATCGCTGCATTTCAAGTTGGCTATGAAAGTCCAAGCCAATTTAGTCGAGAATATAAGCGATGTTTTGGGCGTTCTCCAAGTATACGCTAA
- a CDS encoding FeoA family protein encodes MSMISLSSLEKNVTAQIHDIVASDIFGEIDHIVSRRLADLGFSKGMSLKVIAKGPFGKGPYAVRLGNKSQFVLRATEANKILCRVLVE; translated from the coding sequence ATGTCTATGATTTCACTTTCATCATTAGAAAAAAATGTGACTGCACAGATTCACGATATTGTTGCCAGTGATATTTTTGGTGAGATCGACCATATTGTCAGCCGCCGTTTAGCTGATTTAGGTTTTTCTAAAGGAATGTCATTGAAAGTTATTGCCAAGGGACCTTTTGGTAAGGGTCCTTATGCTGTACGTTTAGGGAATAAATCACAATTTGTTTTACGAGCTACAGAAGCGAATAAAATTCTGTGCCGCGTATTAGTCGAATGA
- the feoB gene encoding ferrous iron transport protein B, translating to MSCYVSLLGAPNCGKTALFNNLTGANAKVANYVGVTVDKLEGRFIDDANIRIVDLPGTYSLRTTSLDETVARDMVLGKIGKRPDAIIAVADATNLRMTLRMVLEIKSLGLPIIVALNLSDIARSRGLIIDTQKLSEQLGVPVFETVAIKKDGTQALREAIKSLSHQSSTPLDPETAEKTLEQLDSQLLYEEVESILSQAVTRELELPEWHQRLDNLVMHPIVGIGLLLVILLLVFQAVYSWAEPIMGLIEDSFAWLGEWIAATLPEGLLADLLVNGVIAGVGGVLVFLPQITILFAFILLLEDSGYLPRAAFLLDNLLAKSGLSGRAFIPLLSSFACAVPAVMSARTIQDPRERLVTIAIAPMLTCSARLPVYALIIGAIIPEQTVWGIFNLQGLVLFSLYFVGILSAGLVAYITKRFALRKGNIQQFPLLMELPTYRMPNFRHICLTLWDRVSAFLKRAGTIIFALSVILWFLVTFPTAPETATAPAIDYSFAGILGHIIEPIFAPLGFTWQMCIAMIPGIAAREVVVAALGTVYAMSGSEDQIMDSLIPVVTNEWGLPTALAFITWYIYAPMCMATLAVIKRETKSTKQTALITAYLFALAYFFAFIVYHIALGVIS from the coding sequence ATGAGTTGTTATGTTTCTCTTTTAGGTGCGCCAAACTGTGGCAAAACAGCATTATTTAATAACCTTACTGGGGCAAATGCTAAAGTCGCTAATTATGTTGGGGTAACTGTAGATAAGCTAGAAGGTCGTTTTATTGATGATGCTAATATTCGTATCGTTGACTTACCGGGAACATATAGTCTACGCACAACAAGTTTGGATGAAACTGTCGCGCGAGATATGGTATTGGGAAAAATTGGAAAACGTCCTGATGCGATTATTGCGGTAGCTGATGCGACCAATCTACGTATGACATTACGTATGGTGCTGGAAATTAAAAGTTTAGGCTTGCCGATCATTGTCGCACTCAATTTAAGTGATATTGCCCGTTCTCGTGGTTTAATTATTGATACTCAAAAATTAAGCGAACAACTTGGTGTGCCGGTATTCGAGACTGTCGCGATTAAAAAAGATGGCACACAAGCATTACGTGAAGCAATTAAATCACTGTCTCATCAATCTTCGACACCATTAGATCCTGAAACCGCTGAAAAAACGCTTGAGCAACTTGATAGTCAGTTACTGTATGAAGAAGTCGAAAGTATTCTATCTCAAGCAGTTACCCGTGAACTTGAACTTCCAGAATGGCACCAGCGTTTAGATAATCTCGTCATGCATCCTATCGTAGGAATTGGTTTATTGCTTGTTATTTTATTGCTTGTTTTCCAAGCGGTATATTCATGGGCTGAACCTATAATGGGGCTGATTGAAGATAGTTTCGCATGGCTTGGCGAATGGATAGCGGCTACATTACCGGAAGGATTATTAGCCGATTTATTAGTGAATGGGGTAATTGCAGGTGTAGGTGGCGTACTTGTTTTTCTACCGCAAATTACGATTTTATTTGCTTTCATATTACTTCTTGAAGACTCAGGATATTTACCACGTGCAGCATTCTTGCTAGATAATTTATTAGCGAAAAGCGGCTTGTCAGGACGCGCGTTTATCCCGTTACTTTCAAGTTTTGCCTGTGCTGTACCGGCAGTTATGTCAGCAAGAACAATTCAAGATCCGAGAGAACGTCTAGTGACAATAGCCATTGCGCCTATGCTAACTTGTTCAGCACGTTTACCCGTATATGCTCTCATTATTGGTGCAATTATTCCGGAACAAACGGTTTGGGGAATATTTAATTTACAAGGTTTAGTGTTATTTTCACTCTACTTTGTCGGTATTTTATCGGCTGGGCTCGTCGCGTATATCACAAAACGTTTTGCATTGCGTAAAGGTAATATTCAACAATTCCCATTATTGATGGAATTACCGACTTATCGGATGCCAAACTTTAGACATATTTGCCTAACTTTATGGGATCGCGTTAGTGCGTTTTTGAAACGCGCAGGAACGATTATCTTTGCATTAAGCGTGATTTTATGGTTCCTCGTGACTTTCCCGACAGCCCCTGAAACAGCAACAGCACCCGCTATCGATTACAGTTTCGCAGGTATATTAGGGCATATTATTGAACCGATTTTCGCGCCATTAGGTTTTACTTGGCAAATGTGTATTGCGATGATTCCAGGAATTGCTGCACGCGAAGTAGTGGTTGCCGCGCTTGGTACGGTTTACGCAATGAGCGGCTCTGAAGATCAAATTATGGATTCACTCATTCCTGTAGTGACAAATGAATGGGGACTGCCAACTGCATTAGCCTTTATCACATGGTATATCTATGCCCCAATGTGTATGGCAACGCTCGCTGTGATTAAGCGCGAAACGAAGTCAACTAAACAAACGGCACTCATTACGGCTTATCTTTTTGCGTTAGCATATTTCTTTGCCTTTATAGTTTATCACATTGCATTAGGAGTTATTTCATGA
- the yhhX gene encoding MviM protein, with protein sequence MKLGIVGTGMIVRDLMQILHSISLEKLAIWGRDYTKTMQFAAEHNILNVYRDYADLLNGDIDTVYIALPNHLHFAFAKQALEAGKHVILEKPITSNMAEFHQLRTLAKTQGVILIEAVTVHYLPAYLAIRKKIAELGELKIVSLNYSQYSSRYDRFKAGEILPAFDPQKSGGALMDLNVYNLHFAVGLFGKPQGCSYAANVQRNIDTSGILLLDYPTFKIVCIGAKDCAAPVMLSIQGDKGNITVPMPANAMNCFTFTPNQNESQHVEFDKTHRMLPEFKRFVQIVDNKDFAFADEMLEVSAIVCETTEQARKQAGIKFAGE encoded by the coding sequence ATGAAATTAGGTATTGTTGGTACAGGGATGATTGTTCGAGATTTGATGCAAATTCTGCACAGCATTTCATTAGAGAAATTAGCCATTTGGGGTCGAGATTACACCAAAACGATGCAATTTGCTGCAGAACATAATATTTTAAATGTGTATCGTGATTATGCTGATTTGCTTAATGGGGATATCGACACGGTTTATATTGCCCTACCAAATCATTTACATTTTGCCTTTGCTAAACAAGCGTTAGAAGCGGGTAAACATGTGATTTTAGAAAAGCCCATTACTTCTAATATGGCGGAATTTCATCAACTCAGAACACTTGCGAAAACACAAGGTGTTATTTTAATTGAGGCGGTTACAGTACATTATTTGCCCGCTTATTTGGCGATTCGTAAAAAAATTGCGGAGCTTGGAGAGTTGAAAATTGTGAGCTTGAATTACAGTCAGTATTCTAGCCGTTATGATCGTTTTAAAGCCGGTGAAATTTTACCCGCCTTTGACCCGCAAAAATCTGGTGGCGCATTAATGGATTTAAATGTATATAACTTACATTTCGCGGTAGGTTTATTCGGTAAGCCACAGGGTTGTAGTTATGCGGCAAATGTTCAACGTAATATTGATACGAGTGGCATTTTATTACTTGATTATCCAACATTTAAAATTGTGTGTATTGGTGCCAAAGATTGTGCAGCTCCGGTGATGCTTTCAATTCAAGGCGATAAAGGAAATATTACGGTACCAATGCCAGCTAATGCGATGAATTGTTTCACGTTTACACCAAATCAGAATGAATCACAGCATGTTGAATTTGATAAAACGCACCGAATGCTCCCTGAATTTAAACGGTTCGTTCAAATTGTTGATAATAAAGATTTTGCTTTTGCCGATGAGATGTTAGAGGTTTCGGCTATTGTATGTGAGACCACGGAACAGGCAAGAAAGCAGGCAGGGATTAAGTTCGCAGGAGAATAA